One genomic region from Harpia harpyja isolate bHarHar1 chromosome 1, bHarHar1 primary haplotype, whole genome shotgun sequence encodes:
- the AAR2 gene encoding protein AAR2 homolog isoform X2 produces MAGPRLEPELARQLFFEGAAVVVLGVPEGTEFGIDYSTWAVGPRFRGVKMIPPGVHFLHCSAGRAGGGRETGPRTGFFLSLQRREVRVLRWDAASEAVGLAPRATGEAEAFRENLQEMDQFLGPYPYETLKKWVSLTSFISEAAMKKLQPESGQICAFSEVLPVVAGRLTRDRAEQRLPPFGAACRSYAEGVARLPQMKPKAGTEIRFTELPKQMYPDGATPEEITRHSMDLSYALEKVINQRYASQPLDLLAELQFAFICFLIGNVYDAFEHWKRLLNILCQSEDAIGKYQDLYINLISVLYHQLSEIPADFFVDIVSQDNFLTSTLQSLICSSYA; encoded by the exons ATGGCGGGCCCGCGGCTGGAGCCCGAGCTGGCCAGGCAGCTCTTCTTCGAGGGCGCCGCGGTAGTGGTGCTGGGCGTGCCCGAGGGCACCGAGTTCGGCATCGACTACAGCACCTGGGCCGTGGGCCCCAGGTTCCGCGGCGTCAAGATGATCCCGCCGGGCGTCCACTTCCTGCACTGCAGCGcggggcgggccggcggcggccgggagACGGGCCCGCGCACCGGCTTCTTCCTCAGCCTGCAGCGGCGGGAGGTGCGGGTGCTGCGGTGGGACGCTGCCAGCGAGGCGGTGGGCCTGGCACCCCGGGCCACGGGGGAGGCTGAGGCCTTCAGAGAGAACCTGCAGGAGATGGACCAGTTCCTCGGGCCCTATCCCTACGAGACCCTGAAGAAGTGGGTCTCCCTCACCAGCTTCATCAGCGAAGCGGCGATGAAGAAGCTGCAGCCGGAGAGCGGGCAGATCTGCGCCTTCTCGGAGGTGCTGCCGGTCGTGGCCGGGCGGCTTACCAGAGACCGGGCGGAACAGCGCTTGCCGCCCTTCGGCGCCGCGTGCCGGAGCTACGCCGAAGGCGTGGCACGGCTTCCCCAGATGAAGCCAAAGGCCGGCACCGAGATCAGGTTCACGGAGCTGCCGAAACAGATGTACCCCGATGGTGCTACTCCGGAGGAGATAACCAGGCACAGCATGGACCTCAGCTACGCTCTGGAGAAGGTGATTAACCAGCGATACGCCAGCCAGCCCCTGGATCTGCTTG CTGAGTTGCAGTTTGCTTTCATCTGCTTCCTGATCGGGAACGTATATGATGCGTTTGAGCACTGGAAAAGACTCTTGAACATCCTGTGCCAATCCGAAGATGCCATAGGGAAGTATCAAGACCTTTACATCAATCTAATTTCTGTATTGTATCACCAGCTCAGTGAAATCCCAGCTGACTTTTTTGTGGACATTGTCTCCCAGGACAACTTTTTAACCAGCACCTTACAG AGTTTGATCTGCTCAAGCTATGCCTAG
- the AAR2 gene encoding protein AAR2 homolog isoform X1, whose product MAGPRLEPELARQLFFEGAAVVVLGVPEGTEFGIDYSTWAVGPRFRGVKMIPPGVHFLHCSAGRAGGGRETGPRTGFFLSLQRREVRVLRWDAASEAVGLAPRATGEAEAFRENLQEMDQFLGPYPYETLKKWVSLTSFISEAAMKKLQPESGQICAFSEVLPVVAGRLTRDRAEQRLPPFGAACRSYAEGVARLPQMKPKAGTEIRFTELPKQMYPDGATPEEITRHSMDLSYALEKVINQRYASQPLDLLAELQFAFICFLIGNVYDAFEHWKRLLNILCQSEDAIGKYQDLYINLISVLYHQLSEIPADFFVDIVSQDNFLTSTLQVFFSCTCSAAVDGTLRKKAEKFKAHLTKKFKWDFEAEPDDCAPVVVELPEGVQVD is encoded by the exons ATGGCGGGCCCGCGGCTGGAGCCCGAGCTGGCCAGGCAGCTCTTCTTCGAGGGCGCCGCGGTAGTGGTGCTGGGCGTGCCCGAGGGCACCGAGTTCGGCATCGACTACAGCACCTGGGCCGTGGGCCCCAGGTTCCGCGGCGTCAAGATGATCCCGCCGGGCGTCCACTTCCTGCACTGCAGCGcggggcgggccggcggcggccgggagACGGGCCCGCGCACCGGCTTCTTCCTCAGCCTGCAGCGGCGGGAGGTGCGGGTGCTGCGGTGGGACGCTGCCAGCGAGGCGGTGGGCCTGGCACCCCGGGCCACGGGGGAGGCTGAGGCCTTCAGAGAGAACCTGCAGGAGATGGACCAGTTCCTCGGGCCCTATCCCTACGAGACCCTGAAGAAGTGGGTCTCCCTCACCAGCTTCATCAGCGAAGCGGCGATGAAGAAGCTGCAGCCGGAGAGCGGGCAGATCTGCGCCTTCTCGGAGGTGCTGCCGGTCGTGGCCGGGCGGCTTACCAGAGACCGGGCGGAACAGCGCTTGCCGCCCTTCGGCGCCGCGTGCCGGAGCTACGCCGAAGGCGTGGCACGGCTTCCCCAGATGAAGCCAAAGGCCGGCACCGAGATCAGGTTCACGGAGCTGCCGAAACAGATGTACCCCGATGGTGCTACTCCGGAGGAGATAACCAGGCACAGCATGGACCTCAGCTACGCTCTGGAGAAGGTGATTAACCAGCGATACGCCAGCCAGCCCCTGGATCTGCTTG CTGAGTTGCAGTTTGCTTTCATCTGCTTCCTGATCGGGAACGTATATGATGCGTTTGAGCACTGGAAAAGACTCTTGAACATCCTGTGCCAATCCGAAGATGCCATAGGGAAGTATCAAGACCTTTACATCAATCTAATTTCTGTATTGTATCACCAGCTCAGTGAAATCCCAGCTGACTTTTTTGTGGACATTGTCTCCCAGGACAACTTTTTAACCAGCACCTTACAG gtgtttttttcctgcacGTGCAGTGCTGCTGTTGATGGGACCCTaaggaaaaaggctgaaaaattcAAGGCTCACCTAACGAAGAAATTTAAATGGGACTTTGAGGCAGAGCCTGATGACTGTGCTCCTGTAGTGGTAGAACTTCCTGAGGGCGTGCAGGTGGACTAA